From Gigantopelta aegis isolate Gae_Host chromosome 11, Gae_host_genome, whole genome shotgun sequence, the proteins below share one genomic window:
- the LOC121384985 gene encoding uncharacterized protein LOC121384985 isoform X2, with the protein MGYKLTLNTEETVATVTMPGLSVEDFDRDGNPRITSLMHVVVCMRFFANHKPLDKSGRTFCDYAKLTNDSYSFMASVAIETDQGMYDRTVSKWPLSFQFQIGYVGKSSLSSIGTLTAPSTGQKLMHIITQVVYINKATRRPMPLPDWWRGKYANVAISNEPLIVQRTARPADTHVFKVTVMWTDTDNYNHTTWTSYVQFCINAMHDGIKKGFYKNVSKEVVQMGLRKIRMGFTGENLEGDELIVHSWESAEDNTAVCFEIENTDGEVVFHTMLGYPSILARI; encoded by the exons ATGGGTTACAAACTTACACTGAACACTGAGGAGACTGTTGCCACGGTGACCATGCCAGGATTGTCTGTTGAAGACTTTGATAGAGATG GTAATCCAAGAATTACAAGCCTGAtgcatgttgttgtttgtatgCGATTCTTTGCAAATCACAAACCTCTCGACAAGTCAGGTCGTACATTTTGTGATTATGCCAAACTGACAAATGATTCATACTCGTTCATGGCATCAGTGGCAATAGAGACCGACCAAGGTATGTACGATAGAACTGTATCAAAATGGCCCCTTAGTTTCCAATTCCAAATTGGCTATGTTGGAAAGTCATCTCTGAGTAGCATTGGCACACTAACTGCGCCCTCTACTGGGCAGAAACTTATGCACATCATCACTCAAGTTGTTTACATCAACAAAGCCACCAGGCGACCAATGCCTCTTCCTGATTGGTGGAGAGGAAAATATGCTAATGTCGCCATTTCAAATGAACCTTTGATAGTACAGAGAACTGCCAGACCAGCTGATACCCATGTCTTCAAGGTGACGGTCATGTGGACAGACACGGACAATTACAATCACACAACCTGGACGTCGTACGTTCAGTTCTGTATCAACGCTATGCATGATGGGATAAAAAAGGGTTTTTACAAGAACGTCAGTAAAGAGGTCGTCCAAATGGGACTGCGGAAAATCAGGatggggtttacaggagaaaatCTTGAAGGCGATGAGTTGATCGTTCACAGCTGGGAAAGCGCGGAAGACAACACAGCGGTTTGCTTTGAAATAGAAAATACGGATGGAGAAGTTGTATTTCACACCATGCTCGGCTATCCCAGCATTCTAGCAAGAATATAA
- the LOC121384985 gene encoding uncharacterized protein LOC121384985 isoform X1, producing MVGCKSTLHFVSNIFRSLQRHRLPCRPYPEYSSSVTTSVAREMSDSEVTLQNDENPPERQGVISRTFLGSSNLEKMGYKLTLNTEETVATVTMPGLSVEDFDRDGNPRITSLMHVVVCMRFFANHKPLDKSGRTFCDYAKLTNDSYSFMASVAIETDQGMYDRTVSKWPLSFQFQIGYVGKSSLSSIGTLTAPSTGQKLMHIITQVVYINKATRRPMPLPDWWRGKYANVAISNEPLIVQRTARPADTHVFKVTVMWTDTDNYNHTTWTSYVQFCINAMHDGIKKGFYKNVSKEVVQMGLRKIRMGFTGENLEGDELIVHSWESAEDNTAVCFEIENTDGEVVFHTMLGYPSILARI from the exons ATGGTTGGTTGTAAAAGTACACTGCATTTTGTTTCAAACATTTTTCGTTCTCTACAAAGGCACAGACTACCGTGTAGACCATATCCAGAATATTCTTCAAGCGTTACAACTTCAGTGGCACGTGAAATGTCGGACTCGGAGGTGACTTTGCAAAATGATGAAAATCCCCCTGAACGCCAAGGTGTTATATCCAG AACGTTTCTAGGATCAAGTAACTTGGAGAAGATGGGTTACAAACTTACACTGAACACTGAGGAGACTGTTGCCACGGTGACCATGCCAGGATTGTCTGTTGAAGACTTTGATAGAGATG GTAATCCAAGAATTACAAGCCTGAtgcatgttgttgtttgtatgCGATTCTTTGCAAATCACAAACCTCTCGACAAGTCAGGTCGTACATTTTGTGATTATGCCAAACTGACAAATGATTCATACTCGTTCATGGCATCAGTGGCAATAGAGACCGACCAAGGTATGTACGATAGAACTGTATCAAAATGGCCCCTTAGTTTCCAATTCCAAATTGGCTATGTTGGAAAGTCATCTCTGAGTAGCATTGGCACACTAACTGCGCCCTCTACTGGGCAGAAACTTATGCACATCATCACTCAAGTTGTTTACATCAACAAAGCCACCAGGCGACCAATGCCTCTTCCTGATTGGTGGAGAGGAAAATATGCTAATGTCGCCATTTCAAATGAACCTTTGATAGTACAGAGAACTGCCAGACCAGCTGATACCCATGTCTTCAAGGTGACGGTCATGTGGACAGACACGGACAATTACAATCACACAACCTGGACGTCGTACGTTCAGTTCTGTATCAACGCTATGCATGATGGGATAAAAAAGGGTTTTTACAAGAACGTCAGTAAAGAGGTCGTCCAAATGGGACTGCGGAAAATCAGGatggggtttacaggagaaaatCTTGAAGGCGATGAGTTGATCGTTCACAGCTGGGAAAGCGCGGAAGACAACACAGCGGTTTGCTTTGAAATAGAAAATACGGATGGAGAAGTTGTATTTCACACCATGCTCGGCTATCCCAGCATTCTAGCAAGAATATAA